Proteins found in one Pelmatolapia mariae isolate MD_Pm_ZW linkage group LG7, Pm_UMD_F_2, whole genome shotgun sequence genomic segment:
- the ces3 gene encoding carboxylesterase 3 produces the protein MRTALFIVYVLPVLIVVAQATPAGRSDLVVSTKNGRIRGEYVSVKGTERRAKCYLGIPFAQPPVGDLRFSAPRPEEPWEGVRDVTQEPSMCIQDRELVVNVSKTMSLEFIPPVISEDCLYLNVYTPAEATKGNKLPVMVWIHGGGLAMGAASQYDGAPLAVYENIVMVIIQYRLGILGFLSTGDEHAQGNWGFLDQLAALRWVQENIEAFGGDPQTVTVAGESAGGISASILTLSPQAKGLFQRAIFQSGVATLGTYTTNHPLSQAQIVASHTGCNHSSTEELIRCMKGKSQDELVAATKQMKIFLGAVVDGEFLTDLAEALLQKHEVLKVPVLMGITNHEFGWILPQSFAAPGWENGMNREAVLAVVNMFNPPGASFVNNLIVDEYLQDAKTPEEIRDGFTEIMGDLLMTLPVVRVAGYHSDVGVPVYLYEFVYRAEIYKQNRPSFVKADHADDVGLMFGGCFWNGNIKILGNITEEDERFCRTMMSYWANFVRDGSPNGPGLVSWPPYNRQKQEYMELGPTQTVKQKLRKDRVHFATVTLPLKLRELEAAAKLVPEN, from the exons ATGAGAACAGCGCTGTTCATTGTTTATGTTCTTCCTGTGCTGATTGTGGTAGCACAGGCAACACCAG cagggagaagtGACCTCGTGGTCTCGACGAAAAATGGTCGAATCAGAGGAGAATATGTTAGTGTGAAAGGCACGGAGAGGAGGGCAAAGTGCTACCTGGGGATACCCTTCGCACAGCCGCCCGTGGGAGACCTCCGTTTCTCTGCTCCGCGGCCTGAGGAACCCTGGGAAGGTGTGAGAGACGTCACACAAGAGCCATCTAT GTGTATCCAGGATCGTGAACTAGTTGTGAATGTTTCAAAAACCATGTCACTCGAATTCATCCCACCAGTGATTTCAGAGGACTGTCTGTATCTGAATGTCTACACTCCAGCTGAAGCAACTAAGGGGAACAAGCTGCCA GTGATGGTGTGGATCCATGGAGGAGGTCTGGCTATGGGTGCAGCTTCACAGTATGATGGGGCTCCACTAGCTGTTTATGAAAACATAGTGATGGTTATTATTCAGTATCGACTCGGCATTCTGGGTTTCCTGAG CACTGGAGATGAACACGCCCAGGGCAACTGGGGTTTCTTGGATCAGCTGGCAGCCCTGAGATGGGTGCAGGAAAATATTGAAGCCTTTGGTGGCGATCCGCAGACGGTCACAGTGGCTGGAGAATCTGCTGGAGGAATCAGTGCATCCATACTG ACTCTTTCTCCACAAGCAAAAGGACTGTTTCAGAGGGCCATCTTTCAAAGTGGAGTAGCAACACTTGGAACCTACACTACAAATCATCCTTTGTCTCAAGCACAG ATTGTTGCCAGCCATACTGGATGTAACCACAGCAGCACAGAGGAGCTGATCCGTTGTATGAAGGGGAAGAGTCAAGATGAATTAGTAGCCGCAACAAAGCAG ATGAAAATTTTCCTCGGGGCCGTGGTGGACGGTGAGTTTCTGACTGACTTGGCAGAGGCTCTTCTTCAGAAACACGAAGTGCTGAAGGTTCCGGTGCTGATGGGAATCACCAACCATGAATTTGGCTGGATCTTACCTCAG AGCTTCGCCGCTCCTGGGTGGGAGAATGGCATGAACAGAGAGGCCGTGCTGGCAGTGGTGAACATGTTTAATCCTCCAGGG GCCTCCTTTGTTAACAACCTCATTGTAGATGAATACCTGCAAGATGCTAAAACTCCAGAGGAGATCAGAGACGGATTCACTGAAATCATGGGAGACCTGCTGATGACACTGCCTGTTGTCCGAGTGGCCGGGTACCACTCAG ATGTGGGCGTTCCAGTTTACCTGTACGAGTTTGTATACCGGGCTGagatatacaaacagaacaggccTAGCTTTGTGAAAGCAGATCACGCAGATGATGTCGGCTTGATGTTTGGTGGATGTTTCTGGAATGGAAATATAAAAATCTTAG GCAACATCACTGAAGAGGATGAGAGATTTTGCAGGACGATGATGTCATACTGGGCTAATTTTGTCCGAGATGG CTCTCCCAATGGTCCTGGGCTGGTCAGCTGGCCTCCGTACAACAGGCAGAAGCAGGAGTACATGGAGCTGGGCCCGACTCAGACTGTGAAACAGAAATTGAGGAAGGATAGGGTCCACTTCGCTACCGTCACCCTGCCTCTGAAGCTCCGAGAGTTGGAAGCAGCAGCCAAACTGGTGCCTGAAAACTGA